Proteins co-encoded in one Pocillopora verrucosa isolate sample1 chromosome 1, ASM3666991v2, whole genome shotgun sequence genomic window:
- the LOC131786091 gene encoding COP9 signalosome complex subunit 4, whose amino-acid sequence MAAQVKQMLLTLSSASGSHKDITGKYREILEKIFKFQEPSLTEGLKTFTEALVHENVSLVVSRQILSELCNHIPNMNVACAKQVSHFVLEKLQPRAISFEEQVAVIRKHLAKIYEDCQEWREAARVLTGIPVESGQRQYSIDYKLETYLKIAQLYLEDEDPVQAEAYINRALILQADTKTEKLQILYKVCYARLLDYKRKFIEAAQRYLDLSYNTAIHDDERMTALKHALICAILASAGQQRSRMLANLFKDERCQQLPAYGILEKMYLDRIIRGPELHEFAAMLMPHQKATTADGSSILDRAVIEHNLLSASKLYNNITFEELGALLEIPPTKAERIASQMISEGRMSGSIDQIDGVVHFETQEVLPSWDRQVQNLCFQVNNVIEKINSFAPEWVAKYNESQMIS is encoded by the exons ATGGCGGCACAAGTGAAGCAAATGTTACTTACTCTCTCTAGTGCTAGTGGTTCCCATAAGGATATTACTGGAAAATATCGCGAAATTTTGGAgaagattttcaaatttcaagagCCATCTCTCACGGAAGGCCTCAAAACTTTCACTGAAGCTT TGGTTCATGAAAATGTAAGCCTTGTTGTATCAAGACAAATTTTAAGTGAACTCTGTAATCATATTCCAAACATGAATGTAGCTTGTGCTAAGCAGGTGTCACATTTTGTGTTGGAAAAATTACAACCAAGAGCTATATCTTTTGAGGAACAG gtTGCAGTAATAAGGAAGCATTTGGCAAAAATATATGAAGATTGTCAGGAATGGCGAGAGGCTGCAAGGGTGCTTACTGGAATTCCTGTGGAGTCAGGGCAAAG GCAATATTCAATAGATTATAAACTGGAAACCTACCTGAAGATTGCACAGTTGTACTTGGAAGATGAAGATCCTGTTCAGGCTGAAGCATACATAAATAGAGCATTAATCCTCCAAGCAGACACAAAGACAGAGAAGCTACAGATACTTTACAAG GTTTGCTATGCCCGTCTTCTGGACTACAAACGGAAGTTCATTGAAGCTGCACAACGTTATCTTGACCTATCATACAATACTGCAATACATGATGATGAGCGGATGACAGCCCTTAAGCATGCATTGATATGTGCCATCCTTGCTTCAGCTG GGCAGCAAAGGTCAAGGATGCTAGCAAACCTGTTTAAAGATGAACGTTGTCAGCAGCTACCTGCCtatggaattcttgaaaaaat gTATTTAGACAGGATAATTCGAGGACCAGAACTTCATGAGTTTGCTGCTATGTTAATGCCTCATCAAAAGGCAACTACTGCAGATG GTTCTAGTATTCTTGACAGGGCTGTTATTGAACATAACTTACTCTCTGCCAGTAAACTCTACAACAACatcacatttgaagaacttGGAGCTTTATTAGAAATACCACCAACCAAG GCAGAGAGGATTGCATCACAAATGATTTCTGAAGGACGCATGTCTGGATCTATCGATCAAATTGACGGAGTTGTGCATTTTGAAA CTCAAGAGGTGCTTCCCTCGTGGGACAGACAAGTTCAGAATCTGTGCTTTCAGGTCAATAACGTGATAGAAAAGATCAACAGTTTTGCACCAGAGTGGGTAGCTAAGTATAATGAATCACAAATGATATCTTGA